The following proteins come from a genomic window of Sulfitobacter indolifex:
- a CDS encoding GNAT family N-acetyltransferase: protein MSEIAIRPVTTAADLAAVVDLCWAYRDFLYSFGPTERRIVETFYPQEKYSALMGRLAEEHARPRGIILLAERDGEPLGCGMSHALSDTESEIKRVFVPDAARGTGAGRAICKRLIDQAREDGFEKVYLDTSIAFAPARALYRSLGFIERGPYQPMPDFAREAICFYELPLTRASLDAG, encoded by the coding sequence ATGTCTGAGATCGCCATTCGCCCTGTCACCACCGCTGCGGACCTCGCGGCGGTGGTTGATCTTTGCTGGGCCTACCGCGACTTCCTCTACAGTTTTGGCCCCACAGAGCGGCGTATCGTCGAGACGTTTTACCCTCAGGAAAAATACAGCGCGTTGATGGGCCGTTTGGCCGAGGAACACGCCCGCCCACGCGGGATCATCCTGCTGGCCGAGCGCGATGGCGAACCTTTGGGCTGCGGTATGTCGCACGCGCTGAGCGATACAGAGAGCGAGATCAAGCGTGTCTTTGTTCCCGACGCGGCACGCGGCACCGGGGCGGGTCGTGCGATCTGTAAAAGGTTGATTGATCAGGCGCGGGAAGATGGGTTCGAAAAAGTCTATCTCGACACCTCCATCGCCTTCGCGCCCGCCCGCGCGCTCTATCGCTCACTTGGGTTTATCGAACGCGGACCCTATCAGCCGATGCCCGATTTCGCGCGCGAAGCGATCTGTTTTTATGAATTGCCGCTGACCCGCGCATCTCTTGACGCAGGCTGA
- a CDS encoding anhydro-N-acetylmuramic acid kinase translates to MNRVLHRQHVGTGVVTALGMMSGTSLDGVDAAILRTDGHDITSFGKSAYRSYSAEDRRIIAAGFGKWHGAEVEAAAQAVETAHLTLLRDLLNDDTPVELVGFHGQTLAHAPRMQGTLQVGDGALLAREIGLPVVWDFRSADVELGGEGAPLAPFFHHACARYAGKTAPVAFLNLGGVGNLTWVDPRIARPEQEGALLAFDTGPANAPINDLMQARLGQDFDEGGKLAARGRVEHGALELFLAEPYFARMPPKSLDRNDFAEMVALVGELSDADACATLTAMCAAGVAEAMQHCPAPPERVYVTGGGRHNPVLMRMLDVSLDCPVAAVEEIGLDGDMLEAQAFAYLAVRVARKLPTSCPGTTGVRAAVGGGTVSHT, encoded by the coding sequence ATGAATAGGGTCCTGCACAGGCAACATGTCGGAACCGGTGTGGTGACAGCGTTGGGAATGATGTCGGGCACCTCGTTAGATGGGGTGGACGCGGCTATCTTGCGCACCGACGGGCATGACATCACCAGCTTTGGCAAAAGCGCCTACCGCAGCTATTCGGCCGAGGATCGCCGGATCATCGCCGCCGGATTCGGCAAATGGCACGGAGCGGAGGTTGAGGCCGCAGCGCAAGCGGTAGAGACTGCGCATCTGACGCTGTTGCGCGACCTTCTGAATGACGACACACCCGTCGAGCTTGTTGGCTTTCACGGCCAAACCCTTGCCCATGCGCCGCGGATGCAAGGAACTTTGCAAGTCGGCGACGGCGCTTTGCTGGCGCGCGAGATTGGCCTGCCCGTGGTCTGGGATTTCCGCAGCGCCGATGTGGAATTGGGTGGCGAAGGCGCGCCCTTGGCACCGTTCTTTCACCATGCCTGTGCGCGCTATGCAGGAAAGACCGCACCGGTGGCCTTCCTGAACCTCGGCGGCGTCGGCAACCTGACATGGGTTGACCCGCGTATTGCGCGGCCCGAGCAAGAGGGCGCGCTCTTGGCCTTTGATACCGGTCCTGCAAATGCCCCAATCAATGATTTGATGCAGGCCCGGCTTGGCCAAGACTTCGACGAAGGCGGCAAGCTGGCGGCACGGGGCAGGGTGGAGCATGGCGCGTTAGAACTGTTCCTCGCTGAGCCTTACTTCGCACGCATGCCGCCCAAATCGCTCGACCGGAATGATTTCGCTGAGATGGTGGCGCTGGTCGGCGAACTCTCTGACGCCGATGCCTGTGCCACCCTCACCGCCATGTGCGCCGCAGGCGTCGCCGAGGCGATGCAGCATTGCCCGGCCCCGCCCGAGCGGGTCTATGTCACCGGGGGCGGGCGGCATAACCCGGTTCTGATGCGCATGTTGGATGTCAGTCTTGATTGCCCAGTGGCGGCAGTCGAAGAGATCGGTCTTGATGGCGACATGCTAGAGGCGCAGGCCTTTGCCTATCTCGCCGTCCGCGTGGCGCGCAAATTGCCGACGTCCTGCCCCGGCACGACCGGCGTGCGCGCAGCCGTAGGCGGTGGCACCGTCAGCCACACCTAG
- the tyrS gene encoding tyrosine--tRNA ligase, with protein MTYHPKSEFIHTMMQRGFLADCTDYQGLDEALMKGAAPAYVGYDATAKSLHVGHLVNIMMLRWLQKFGGKPITLMGGGTTKVGDPSFRSDERPLLTPEAIDDNIEGIRQVFARYLDYGDRPSDALMLNNAEWLDNLNYLDFLRDIGRHFSINRMLSFESVKSRLDREQSLSFLEFNYMILQAYDFMELHRRYGCVLQMGGSDQWGNIVNGIDLTRRVIDGEVYGLTSPLLTTSDGKKMGKSAGGAVWLNGDMLSPYEFWQFWRNCTDADVGRFLKLYTELPVDECDRLGALAGSEINEAKVRLANEVTGLLHGEEAARNAEATAREVFEKGGVGDDLPTLTLSAADVGDGVSIVQLLVKSGLAGSGKEAKRLIAENGARIDDQPLTDAGMMLDAGALSSPIKLSAGKKRHALVQIG; from the coding sequence ATGACATACCATCCCAAATCGGAGTTCATCCACACGATGATGCAGCGCGGCTTTCTGGCCGATTGCACCGATTATCAAGGGTTGGACGAAGCCCTCATGAAAGGCGCGGCGCCGGCCTATGTAGGCTATGACGCCACGGCCAAATCCCTGCACGTGGGCCATCTGGTCAATATCATGATGCTGCGCTGGCTCCAGAAATTCGGTGGCAAGCCGATCACCCTGATGGGGGGCGGCACGACCAAAGTAGGCGACCCGTCGTTCCGCTCGGACGAACGCCCCTTGCTGACGCCCGAGGCGATTGACGACAACATCGAAGGCATCCGGCAGGTCTTTGCCCGCTACCTTGATTACGGTGACAGGCCGAGCGATGCTCTGATGCTCAACAACGCTGAATGGCTAGATAACCTAAATTACCTCGATTTCCTGCGTGACATTGGGCGGCATTTCTCGATCAACCGAATGCTGAGCTTCGAGAGTGTGAAATCGCGTCTAGACCGAGAGCAGTCGCTGTCTTTCCTTGAGTTCAACTACATGATTCTGCAGGCCTATGACTTCATGGAACTGCACCGCCGCTATGGCTGCGTCCTTCAGATGGGCGGCTCGGATCAGTGGGGGAACATCGTCAACGGGATCGACCTGACGCGCCGCGTGATTGACGGGGAGGTTTACGGCCTCACCTCGCCGCTCTTGACCACCAGCGACGGCAAGAAGATGGGCAAGTCGGCGGGCGGTGCTGTTTGGTTGAATGGCGACATGCTGAGCCCGTATGAGTTCTGGCAGTTCTGGCGCAATTGCACCGATGCCGATGTGGGCCGTTTCCTCAAGCTCTACACCGAGCTGCCGGTCGACGAATGCGACCGTCTGGGCGCGCTCGCCGGGTCTGAGATCAACGAAGCAAAAGTACGTCTGGCAAATGAAGTCACCGGGCTGCTGCATGGCGAAGAAGCTGCGCGCAATGCCGAAGCCACGGCGCGCGAAGTCTTTGAGAAAGGCGGCGTGGGCGATGACCTGCCCACCCTGACCCTCTCGGCGGCGGATGTGGGCGATGGGGTTTCTATCGTTCAATTGCTGGTGAAATCTGGCCTTGCTGGCTCCGGCAAAGAGGCCAAGCGCCTGATTGCCGAAAATGGCGCGCGGATTGATGATCAGCCGCTGACGGATGCGGGCATGATGCTTGATGCGGGCGCGCTGTCGTCTCCGATCAAGCTGAGCGCTGGCAAGAAGCGCCATGCGCTGGTGCAGATCGGCTAA
- a CDS encoding 3-hydroxyacyl-CoA dehydrogenase → MKLDSTAAIITGGASGLGEATARYFASQGAQVTLLDRDAARGESVAKEIGGHFVLTDVTDESSVQAAVDYAQDKMGWITAAVNCAGIALGIKTTGRDGPHPLDAFQRTIDINLVGSFNVARLAAVAMAKNNPEDDGARGVIINTASIAAFDGQKGQAAYAASKGGIVGMTLPMARDLAKDGIRVMTIAPGIFKTPMLAGLPEEVQADLAKDVPNPARLGDPSEYGRLAGFIVEMGYLNGEVIRLDGALRMR, encoded by the coding sequence ATGAAACTAGACAGCACAGCCGCCATCATCACCGGGGGCGCCTCGGGGCTCGGTGAAGCCACGGCGCGGTATTTTGCGTCGCAAGGCGCGCAGGTCACCTTGCTGGATCGTGACGCGGCCCGAGGCGAATCCGTCGCGAAAGAGATCGGCGGCCATTTCGTTCTGACCGACGTGACGGATGAAAGCTCCGTTCAGGCGGCGGTGGATTATGCCCAAGACAAGATGGGCTGGATCACGGCAGCGGTGAACTGCGCCGGGATCGCCCTTGGGATCAAGACCACGGGCCGCGATGGGCCGCACCCATTAGACGCGTTCCAACGCACTATAGACATCAATCTTGTCGGTAGTTTCAACGTGGCGCGGCTTGCGGCTGTGGCTATGGCCAAGAACAACCCCGAAGACGATGGCGCGCGCGGGGTCATCATTAACACCGCTTCCATCGCCGCTTTCGATGGGCAAAAGGGCCAAGCCGCCTATGCCGCTTCCAAAGGCGGGATTGTGGGCATGACCCTGCCCATGGCGCGCGATCTGGCGAAGGACGGCATTCGTGTGATGACGATCGCGCCGGGCATTTTTAAAACGCCGATGTTGGCGGGCCTTCCCGAAGAGGTTCAGGCCGACCTTGCCAAGGATGTGCCCAACCCTGCCCGCCTCGGCGATCCGTCGGAGTACGGTCGGCTGGCCGGGTTCATCGTTGAGATGGGATATCTTAACGGGGAAGTAATCCGCCTCGACGGGGCGCTCAGAATGCGCTGA